In Gemmatimonadales bacterium, the following proteins share a genomic window:
- a CDS encoding NAD(P)/FAD-dependent oxidoreductase, which translates to MSTTYDLLVIGGGHNGLVTAAYAARAGLSVLVLERREVLGGACVTEEVWPGYKVSTAAYVNSLLRPEIIRELELKRHGFEMLPRSPSSFTPFPDGRSLLLGPDKALTQREIAKFSQRDAEALPRYEAMLERVADFLEPTLTMTPPNPWSLRPANLLQLARLGLAFVKLGTDGQKAVEILTGAATPILDRWFESEQLKVTLATDAIIGAMASPSMPGTAYVLFHHVMGECDGVRGVWGYVRGGMGGISNAIASAARDAGAEIRTNAEVARILVKNGTVQGVALADGSEIRASRVASGVDANVTFLKLMSNGDLPAEFVQAVRNIDYASASCKINLALSELPDFSAAPGTAPGPQHRGTIHISPTMEYIERAYDDAKYGRPSQHPIIEATIPSVLDDTLAPPGKYVMSMFTQYFPYTLAPGLSLTEEKEKYADRCFDLMNQYAPNFKRSVIARQILTPVDLEQRFGLTGGNIMQGVMSLSSLSFMRPVPGYADYRTPVRNLYLCGAATHPGGGVMGACGYNAAREILRDVRG; encoded by the coding sequence ATGTCTACCACGTACGATCTGCTGGTCATCGGTGGCGGTCACAACGGCCTGGTGACCGCCGCCTATGCCGCCCGTGCCGGCCTCTCGGTGCTCGTGCTGGAGCGCCGGGAGGTGCTGGGTGGTGCCTGCGTAACCGAGGAGGTGTGGCCCGGCTACAAGGTCTCCACCGCCGCGTATGTGAACAGCCTGCTCCGGCCCGAAATCATCCGGGAGCTGGAGCTCAAGCGCCACGGCTTCGAGATGCTGCCCCGGAGCCCGTCGTCGTTCACTCCCTTTCCCGATGGCCGGTCGCTGCTGCTGGGGCCGGACAAGGCGCTCACCCAGCGGGAGATCGCCAAGTTCTCCCAGCGGGACGCCGAGGCGCTGCCCCGGTACGAGGCGATGCTCGAGCGGGTGGCCGACTTCCTCGAGCCCACCCTCACGATGACGCCGCCCAACCCGTGGTCGCTCCGGCCGGCGAACCTGTTGCAGCTCGCCCGGCTGGGACTGGCCTTCGTGAAGCTGGGCACCGATGGGCAGAAGGCGGTCGAGATCCTGACCGGGGCGGCGACCCCCATCCTCGACCGGTGGTTCGAGTCGGAGCAGCTCAAGGTGACGCTGGCCACCGATGCCATCATCGGGGCCATGGCGTCGCCCTCGATGCCGGGCACCGCGTACGTGCTCTTCCACCATGTCATGGGCGAGTGCGACGGTGTGCGCGGCGTGTGGGGCTACGTGCGGGGCGGAATGGGCGGGATCAGCAATGCGATCGCCTCCGCTGCGCGGGACGCCGGGGCGGAGATCCGCACCAACGCCGAGGTGGCGCGCATCCTGGTGAAGAACGGAACGGTCCAGGGCGTGGCGCTAGCCGACGGCAGCGAGATCCGCGCCTCTCGGGTGGCCTCGGGGGTCGACGCCAACGTCACCTTCCTCAAGCTGATGAGCAACGGCGATCTGCCGGCGGAGTTCGTGCAGGCGGTGCGCAACATCGACTATGCCAGCGCGAGCTGCAAGATCAACCTCGCGCTGAGCGAGCTGCCCGATTTCAGCGCCGCGCCCGGCACCGCTCCCGGCCCCCAGCACCGCGGCACCATCCACATCTCGCCCACGATGGAGTACATCGAGCGGGCCTACGACGACGCCAAGTACGGCCGCCCGTCCCAGCATCCGATCATCGAGGCCACCATCCCCTCGGTGCTGGACGACACGCTGGCCCCGCCGGGCAAGTACGTGATGTCGATGTTCACCCAGTACTTTCCCTATACGTTGGCGCCGGGCCTGTCGCTGACCGAGGAGAAGGAGAAGTACGCCGACCGCTGCTTCGATCTCATGAACCAGTACGCCCCGAACTTCAAGCGGTCGGTCATCGCCCGGCAGATCCTCACGCCGGTCGATCTGGAGCAGCGCTTCGGCCTCACCGGCGGCAACATCATGCAGGGAGTGATGAGCCTGAGCAGCCTCTCGTTCATGCGGCCGGTGCCGGGGTACGCCGATTACCGGACGCCGGTGCGGAACCTGTACCTGTGTGGCGCGGCCACGCACCCGGGGGGCGGCGTTATGGGGGCATGCGGGTACAATGCGGCGAGGGAGATCTTGCGGGACGTACGGGGGTAG
- a CDS encoding cupin domain-containing protein: MSNHLLRVSDGLSRLPGPVGERFVELFRHGTLAVELYAPRGTDPQTPHTRDEVYVVIHGSGQFRNAGEQHPFGPGDVLFVPAGVTHRFEEFTDDLAVWVFFYGPEGGEAPR, encoded by the coding sequence ATGTCCAACCATCTTCTGCGCGTTTCCGATGGCTTGTCCCGCCTCCCCGGTCCAGTCGGTGAGCGCTTCGTCGAGCTCTTCCGCCACGGCACTCTGGCAGTCGAGCTCTACGCTCCACGCGGCACTGATCCCCAGACCCCCCACACCCGCGACGAAGTCTACGTCGTGATCCACGGCAGCGGCCAGTTCCGGAACGCCGGCGAGCAGCACCCGTTCGGCCCCGGCGACGTCCTCTTCGTGCCGGCCGGCGTGACCCATCGCTTCGAGGAGTTCACTGACGACCTCGCCGTGTGGGTCTTCTTCTACGGCCCCGAGGGCGGAGAAGCGCCTCGGTGA
- a CDS encoding aromatic ring-hydroxylating dioxygenase subunit alpha: protein MSGEPGIGSPLERTLDREYYLSDQIFAREKDRIFFREWFCVGREEELPQPGAYTVKTVAGESVLLVRTRDGGLAGHYNVCRHRGSQLVPDTGAGTFAGTIRCPYHSWTYTLSGALRTAPFLDESQGLPRSELSLHPVGVECWGGFLFVNLTPADAPARGHTLLRQLGDIVERVRRYPLGELRVARRLVYQVQANWKVMLENYNECYHCGPVHPELCRLVPAFKQRGGAELDWERGIPHREGAWTFTLTGTSARAPFTGLDDDEQVRHKGELIYPNFMLSLSAEHVAAFTLWPEAPERTTVVNEFLFHPDEIAKPGFDPSDAVEFWDLVNRQDWAICESVQRGMRSRVFQSGYYAPMESASLDIRRYIREHLGGPGDAP from the coding sequence GTGAGCGGCGAGCCCGGGATCGGCTCGCCGCTGGAGCGGACCCTGGACCGGGAGTACTACCTCTCGGACCAGATCTTCGCGCGGGAGAAGGACCGGATCTTCTTCCGGGAGTGGTTCTGCGTCGGCCGCGAAGAAGAGCTGCCGCAGCCGGGGGCGTACACGGTGAAGACCGTCGCCGGGGAGAGCGTGCTGCTGGTGCGCACCCGGGACGGCGGCCTCGCCGGGCACTACAACGTGTGCCGCCACCGGGGATCCCAGCTGGTGCCCGACACCGGCGCAGGCACCTTCGCCGGTACCATCCGCTGTCCCTATCACTCCTGGACCTACACTCTCTCGGGGGCGCTCCGCACCGCGCCGTTCCTCGACGAATCCCAGGGCCTCCCCCGGAGCGAGCTGTCGCTGCACCCGGTCGGGGTAGAGTGCTGGGGCGGCTTTCTCTTCGTGAACCTCACGCCGGCCGACGCGCCCGCGCGCGGTCACACCTTATTACGCCAGCTCGGCGACATCGTGGAGCGGGTGCGCCGCTATCCGCTCGGCGAGCTCCGAGTCGCCCGGCGGCTGGTCTATCAGGTGCAGGCCAACTGGAAGGTCATGCTGGAGAACTACAACGAGTGCTACCACTGCGGGCCGGTGCATCCCGAGCTCTGCCGCCTGGTCCCCGCGTTCAAGCAGCGCGGCGGCGCGGAGCTCGACTGGGAACGGGGCATCCCCCACCGCGAGGGTGCCTGGACGTTCACCCTGACCGGCACCTCCGCCCGGGCGCCGTTCACCGGCCTGGACGATGACGAGCAGGTACGCCACAAGGGCGAGCTGATCTATCCCAACTTCATGCTCAGCCTGTCCGCCGAGCACGTGGCGGCGTTCACCCTCTGGCCGGAGGCACCCGAACGGACTACCGTCGTGAACGAGTTCCTCTTCCATCCCGACGAGATCGCCAAGCCGGGCTTCGATCCGTCCGACGCCGTGGAGTTCTGGGACCTGGTGAACCGGCAGGACTGGGCCATCTGCGAGTCGGTGCAGCGGGGCATGCGGTCGCGGGTGTTTCAGTCGGGGTATTACGCGCCCATGGAGAGCGCCAGCCTCGACATCCGCCGCTACATCCGGGAGCACCTGGGCGGACCGGGAGACGCCCCATGA
- the solA gene encoding N-methyl-L-tryptophan oxidase yields MKRDYEYIVLGLGGWGSAAAYWLSRKAGAEVLGLEQFEIGHVRGESQDHSRIIRLSYHTPEYVELAKHAYRAWTEVEQDAGEQLVLKTGGLDFAPRESAIPLSSYSDSMTAAGVPFERLDAPEIRRRWPQFTVTDDIHGLFQPESGIAMAARGNGAHLRMAQAHGATVRDRVPVHGLTPVGDEIVVAAGDSSYRCRRLIIAAGSWSNRALANFGVRLPLRVTKEQVNYFASPYLEEFQPDRFPIWIWMDDPCFYGFPVFGEQGPKAGQDAGGLEVDPDTRTFEPDAAARQRTVDFLGRCIPHALGPIIYTKTCLYTLTPDRDFVIDFVPGCPQAVVGIGGGHGYKFASIIGRVLAELALDGRTERNIQPFRIDRPILQLENPPANYMV; encoded by the coding sequence ATGAAGCGCGACTACGAATACATCGTGCTCGGCTTGGGCGGTTGGGGCAGTGCCGCCGCGTACTGGCTCTCCCGGAAGGCGGGCGCCGAGGTGCTGGGCCTGGAGCAGTTCGAGATCGGTCACGTGCGGGGCGAGTCGCAGGACCACTCGCGGATCATCCGCCTCTCCTACCATACGCCGGAGTACGTCGAGCTGGCCAAGCACGCTTATCGCGCGTGGACGGAGGTGGAGCAGGATGCGGGAGAACAGCTGGTCCTCAAGACCGGGGGCCTCGACTTCGCTCCCCGGGAGAGCGCCATCCCGCTCAGCAGCTACAGCGACAGCATGACGGCCGCGGGCGTTCCATTCGAGCGGCTCGACGCCCCGGAAATCCGGCGCCGCTGGCCGCAGTTCACCGTGACCGACGACATCCACGGCCTCTTCCAGCCGGAGAGCGGGATCGCGATGGCGGCCCGGGGCAACGGGGCGCATCTCCGCATGGCCCAGGCGCACGGCGCCACCGTGCGCGACCGAGTCCCGGTGCACGGCCTCACGCCGGTGGGTGACGAGATCGTGGTCGCGGCGGGCGACAGCAGCTACCGCTGCCGCCGGCTGATCATCGCGGCGGGCTCCTGGTCCAATCGCGCGTTGGCCAATTTCGGCGTCCGGCTCCCGCTCCGGGTGACCAAGGAGCAGGTCAACTATTTCGCGTCCCCCTATTTGGAGGAGTTCCAGCCGGACCGGTTTCCCATCTGGATCTGGATGGATGATCCGTGCTTCTACGGCTTTCCGGTCTTCGGCGAACAGGGTCCCAAGGCCGGGCAGGACGCGGGCGGCCTGGAAGTCGATCCCGATACCCGCACCTTCGAGCCGGATGCGGCGGCGCGCCAGCGCACCGTCGACTTTCTCGGGCGCTGCATCCCCCACGCCCTGGGGCCCATCATCTACACCAAGACCTGCCTCTACACGCTCACGCCGGACCGGGATTTCGTGATCGACTTCGTGCCGGGGTGCCCCCAGGCCGTCGTGGGAATCGGCGGCGGGCACGGCTACAAGTTCGCTTCCATCATCGGCCGCGTTCTCGCCGAGCTGGCGCTGGACGGCCGGACTGAGCGGAACATCCAGCCGTTCAGGATCGATCGGCCGATTCTCCAGCTGGAGAATCCGCCGGCGAACTACATGGTGTGA
- the speB gene encoding agmatinase, which yields MTGVTLLGIRYDGSSSFQRGAAEAPPLIREALWSQAGNALTENGTDLGTGVVQDAGDVTPSADEEGRAAIEAATETILASGRRPLVLGGDHSISFPVLRAVRRYHPRLAVLHLDAHPDLYDEFEGDRFSHACPFARVMEAGLADRMVQVGIRTMTAHQRQQAVRLGVEVIEMKDWRDGRVLPFDSPVYLSLDLDVLEPGLAPGMSHREPGGLTVRQVLGIIQSLESPLVGADLVEFNPANDPTGLTAGVCAKLVKELAARILSED from the coding sequence GTGACCGGCGTCACCCTGCTCGGCATCCGCTACGACGGCAGCTCCTCGTTCCAGCGCGGCGCGGCCGAGGCCCCGCCGCTCATCCGAGAGGCGCTCTGGTCCCAGGCCGGCAACGCCTTGACCGAGAACGGCACCGATCTCGGCACCGGCGTCGTGCAGGACGCGGGCGACGTCACTCCCTCGGCGGACGAAGAGGGACGAGCTGCGATCGAGGCCGCGACCGAGACGATTCTCGCCTCGGGCCGGCGTCCACTGGTGCTGGGTGGCGACCACTCGATCAGCTTCCCGGTCCTCCGCGCGGTGCGCCGCTATCATCCGCGCCTCGCCGTGCTGCACCTGGATGCGCACCCCGATCTCTACGACGAATTCGAGGGCGACCGCTTCTCCCATGCCTGCCCTTTCGCTCGGGTGATGGAGGCCGGCCTCGCCGACCGGATGGTGCAGGTCGGGATCCGCACCATGACCGCGCACCAGCGGCAGCAGGCGGTCCGGCTCGGCGTCGAGGTGATCGAGATGAAGGACTGGCGTGATGGCCGAGTGCTCCCGTTCGACAGCCCGGTCTACCTCTCCCTCGATCTGGACGTGCTCGAGCCTGGCCTGGCGCCCGGCATGTCCCATCGCGAGCCGGGCGGGCTCACCGTCCGGCAGGTGCTCGGCATCATCCAGTCGCTGGAGTCGCCGCTGGTCGGCGCCGACCTGGTCGAGTTCAATCCCGCCAACGATCCCACCGGCCTCACCGCGGGCGTGTGTGCCAAACTGGTCAAGGAGCTGGCCGCGCGGATCCTTTCGGAGGACTGA